The Cervus canadensis isolate Bull #8, Minnesota chromosome X, ASM1932006v1, whole genome shotgun sequence genome contains a region encoding:
- the LOC122435756 gene encoding melanoma-associated antigen B2-like, which translates to MPCMQKSKVRGHEKHHQAWAETQGLHGQATTSRGEETTSSSPPDLESAPSSSSAAGTLKEPQGAQGTTSAAAGAIPKRFGVGAAARSRSDVSGAACSRAGVGAEGQGQGGENSSQASAAAESSHTDPLTKNVEVLVQKMLYKYKVRELIKRSEMLKTINKRYRGQFPEILKRASEHIEMVVGLVLKEVRPNGHSYILVSNLDLSDSESMRGDQGLPKNGLLMPLLGVIYLNGHRLSEEKIWKILNFLGIYDGRRHFIFGDTRKFLTEDLVWEEYVEYRQVPSSDPPLYEFPWGPRALMESNKKKVLEFLAKVNDTVPATFLEHFEESSREEVESTSDNLLLCIVARIPRPYAAPVHFRFKGEEIDRESWRLFGGVSVSRTCPEPR; encoded by the exons ATGCCCTGTATGCAGAAGAGTAAGGTCCGTGGTCACGAGAAACATCACCAGGCCTGGGCTGAGACCCAGGGTCTTCATGGTCAAGCCACCACATCTAGGGGAGAAGagaccacctcctcctcccctcctgatTTAGAGAGTGCTCCCTCAAGCTCCTCAGCTGCTGGCACCCTGAAGGAGCCTCAGGGAGCCCAAGGCACCACCAGTGCTGCTGCAGGTGCTATACCCAAAAGATTTGGTGTCGGTGCTGCAGCACGCTCAAGATCTGATGTCAGTGGTGCAGCATGCTCAAGAGCTGGTGTCG GTGCCGAGGGCCAAGGTCAGGGAGGTGAAAATTCCTCCCAGGCCTCAGCTGCTGCTGAGAGCTCTCACACAGATCCTCTGACCAAGAACGTCGAGGTGTTGGTGCAGAAGATGCTGTATAAGTATAAGGTGAGGGAGCTCATTAAGAGGTCAGAAATGCTGAAGACTATCAATAAAAGGTATAGGGGCCAGTTCCCTGAGATCCTCAAGAGAGCCTCTGAGCACATAGAGATGGTGGTTGGCCTGGTCCTGAAGGAAGTCAGGCCCAATGGTCACTCCTATATCCTGGTGAGCAATCTAGATCTCAGCGACAGTGAGTCTATGAGAGGTGACCAGGGGCTGCCAAAGAATGGTCTTCTGATGCCTCTTCTGGGTGTCATCTACCTGAATGGCCACCGCCTCTCCGAGGAGAAGATCTGGAAGATCCTGAATTTTCTGGGCATCTATGATGGAAGAAGGCACTTCATCTTTGGAGATACCAGGAAGTTCCTCACAGAAGATCTGGTGTGGGAAGAGTACGTGGAGTACCGCCAGGTGCCCAGCAGTGATCCCCCTCTCTATGAGTTCCCGTGGGGTCCGAGAGCACTCATGGAATCCAACAAGAAGAAAGTCCTGGAGTTTTTGGCCAAGGTCAATGATACAGTCCCTGCTACCTTCCTGGAGCATTTTGAGGAGTCTTCCAGAGAGGAAGTAGAGAGCACCAGCgataaccttttgctctgcataGTGGCCCGCAttccaa